In the Advenella kashmirensis WT001 genome, one interval contains:
- a CDS encoding acetate--CoA ligase family protein, whose protein sequence is MNTCQTLNSLFSPKSIAILGASNTAGKSGAVPIALLLEAGYVGKIYPINPRQDTVYGLPCYASLGDIEEAIDLVIIAVPASHVLAALEKSRPGQIRNAVIFTSGFAEIGDAGLQLQQQLQAFARERHIRLLGPNCLGFINVRNDIYATFSPAPLNGRLPAGDVGMVTQSGAFGAYAYCLARERRLGLSFWISTGNESDLDVADCIQWLVDDPETNVIMAYIEGCKNGDKLKRALAAANQAGKPVVVTKIGRTNSGAQAAASHTAALAGDDAVYDALFKQYGAIRAYTIEEFFNVGQALSKWTHRSGNHNLAIISISGGVGALMADEADELGLNLPTPPDEVKARLLARIPFAGANNPVDVTGHALSDLSILLDTSRDLLATGNYGALAIFLAAAGSSESLWSYLQELVSVLRTEYPHIPLTISALLPPERKNTLQQNGSMVFADPSAAIRTLSKIMHHRPLMISPRTDGQSAVSLPEGVGALNEPIHWQC, encoded by the coding sequence ATGAATACCTGCCAAACACTGAACTCTCTGTTTTCGCCCAAGAGCATTGCAATTCTGGGCGCATCCAATACCGCCGGCAAATCGGGGGCGGTGCCTATTGCGCTTCTACTTGAGGCCGGATATGTCGGAAAAATTTATCCAATCAACCCCCGGCAAGATACGGTTTACGGCCTACCCTGCTACGCCAGCCTGGGGGATATCGAAGAGGCGATTGACCTGGTCATTATTGCCGTTCCTGCCAGCCATGTACTTGCTGCGTTAGAAAAATCCCGGCCCGGGCAGATCAGAAATGCCGTGATTTTTACTTCCGGATTTGCCGAGATCGGAGATGCCGGCCTTCAATTGCAACAACAGCTTCAGGCCTTTGCACGAGAGAGGCACATACGGTTGCTGGGCCCGAACTGCCTTGGCTTTATTAATGTTCGTAACGACATCTATGCGACATTCTCGCCGGCTCCGCTCAACGGTCGATTACCTGCGGGCGATGTCGGCATGGTCACCCAAAGTGGCGCTTTCGGTGCGTATGCCTATTGCCTGGCGCGAGAACGCCGTCTCGGCCTGTCATTTTGGATCAGTACCGGTAACGAAAGCGATCTTGATGTCGCCGACTGCATCCAATGGCTGGTCGACGATCCAGAGACTAACGTTATCATGGCCTATATCGAAGGCTGTAAGAATGGCGACAAACTCAAGCGTGCATTGGCGGCAGCAAATCAGGCAGGCAAGCCTGTGGTTGTGACCAAAATCGGCAGGACAAACTCAGGGGCTCAAGCCGCCGCATCACATACAGCGGCGCTCGCCGGTGACGATGCCGTTTATGACGCGTTGTTCAAACAATACGGCGCAATTCGAGCCTACACGATTGAAGAGTTTTTCAACGTAGGGCAAGCGCTGAGCAAATGGACTCACCGCTCAGGCAACCATAACCTGGCCATTATTTCAATATCCGGCGGTGTTGGCGCGTTAATGGCCGATGAAGCCGATGAGCTTGGGTTAAATCTGCCAACACCACCAGATGAAGTGAAAGCCAGATTACTGGCCCGCATTCCGTTTGCCGGCGCCAATAATCCTGTCGACGTCACCGGCCATGCCCTGAGCGACCTGTCTATCCTGCTGGATACCAGTCGCGATTTGCTGGCTACCGGCAACTACGGTGCCCTTGCCATTTTCCTGGCGGCAGCAGGATCATCGGAGTCGCTCTGGTCATATTTGCAGGAACTGGTAAGCGTGCTTCGTACTGAGTACCCGCATATACCACTTACAATCAGTGCGCTGTTGCCTCCCGAACGCAAAAACACCTTGCAGCAAAACGGATCGATGGTGTTCGCTGATCCAAGCGCGGCGATCCGTACTCTTTCAAAAATTATGCATCACCGGCCGCTAATGATCTCGCCAAGAACTGACGGGCAATCTGCTGTGAGTCTGCCTGAAGGCGTCGGCGCGTTGAATGAACCGATTCACTGGCAGTGCTGA
- a CDS encoding acrylyl-CoA reductase family protein encodes MTTFSAFRVEIPGAGEPANSHIRHLHIDQLSPGDTLIKVAFAGVNYKDALAANGQGKIIRDYPRISGIDLSGHIVSSANRQLKEGDPVVVHGFGLGVEHDGGHAQYARVSSDWVLPLPAGLSLCEAATLGAAGYTAALALHWMELCGLSPEQGEVAVTGATGGVASIAIDILNHCGYQAVAITGKHAAHDYLKKLGAARVIAVPDLEPSGPLASGQWAGAIDSVGGAVLVWLLRTTKPEGIITAFGNAGGAHLDTSVFPFILRGVKLLGINAGGPMALRREIWNKLATVYRPNHLDDICQVISLDSLPQVTKQMLERKSTGRNVIDMAL; translated from the coding sequence ATGACTACATTTTCAGCTTTTCGCGTGGAAATTCCAGGTGCAGGCGAACCTGCAAACAGCCATATCCGGCACTTACACATTGACCAGCTGTCGCCGGGCGACACGCTCATTAAAGTGGCTTTTGCCGGGGTGAATTATAAAGATGCGCTCGCAGCAAACGGTCAGGGAAAAATTATCCGGGATTATCCGCGTATTAGCGGAATTGATTTGAGCGGACACATTGTCTCGTCTGCGAACCGGCAACTGAAAGAAGGAGATCCCGTGGTTGTCCACGGTTTCGGCCTGGGTGTCGAGCACGATGGCGGACATGCTCAATACGCGCGCGTATCATCTGACTGGGTCTTGCCCTTGCCTGCCGGACTCAGTCTGTGCGAGGCCGCAACCCTGGGTGCTGCCGGATACACCGCGGCACTCGCACTGCACTGGATGGAACTGTGCGGACTCAGCCCCGAACAAGGGGAAGTTGCAGTCACCGGTGCGACAGGCGGAGTCGCCAGTATTGCAATTGATATATTGAATCATTGCGGCTATCAGGCAGTCGCCATCACCGGCAAGCACGCTGCACATGACTATCTAAAAAAACTTGGCGCGGCCCGAGTGATCGCAGTTCCCGATCTTGAACCAAGCGGTCCCCTTGCTTCGGGCCAATGGGCCGGTGCGATTGACTCGGTAGGTGGCGCGGTTCTGGTCTGGCTCCTTCGAACGACAAAACCGGAAGGTATTATCACCGCCTTTGGCAACGCGGGCGGCGCCCACTTGGATACCAGCGTATTTCCTTTCATTCTGAGAGGCGTCAAGCTGCTAGGTATCAACGCGGGCGGCCCGATGGCGCTACGCAGGGAAATCTGGAACAAGCTGGCTACAGTATATCGACCCAATCATCTGGACGATATCTGCCAGGTGATATCACTGGACAGCCTTCCACAAGTCACAAAACAAATGCTGGAACGCAAGAGCACCGGCCGTAATGTCATAGACATGGCGCTGTGA
- a CDS encoding Bug family tripartite tricarboxylate transporter substrate binding protein: protein MKAGRLAPLAIASDKRSPALPDVPTLTELGIPVVAASWWGVLAPAGTPPAVIRKLNTQLNDVLKDKAVQGFLLEQGIHTVGGTPEQFTQYIHEESEKWQAIVRDANLHLQN, encoded by the coding sequence GTGAAAGCCGGGCGTCTGGCGCCGTTGGCCATTGCCTCCGATAAACGTAGCCCTGCCTTGCCGGACGTACCCACGCTCACCGAACTGGGAATTCCGGTAGTGGCCGCTTCATGGTGGGGTGTGCTTGCACCGGCCGGCACACCGCCCGCAGTGATCCGCAAGTTGAATACACAGCTTAACGACGTGCTGAAAGATAAAGCGGTACAAGGCTTTTTACTTGAACAGGGTATCCACACCGTCGGCGGAACACCGGAACAGTTTACGCAATACATCCACGAAGAATCCGAAAAATGGCAAGCCATTGTTCGTGATGCCAACTTGCATCTACAAAATTAA
- a CDS encoding Bug family tripartite tricarboxylate transporter substrate binding protein, with protein sequence MKKTIALVSLATAAGLPVPALAGEYPDRPITLVVPYAAGGGTDTAARIIAKTLGQRLKQPIVVENKAGGATQIGTHYVARAKPDGYTLLMGTANLATNPAFYKTLPYNVKTDLVPVVLATDVPVYIFTSPNSSVKKIQDILTQSRQGEALSYATAGVGSIPHMAAEIFNRRTGLHLQHVPYKGSAEAVVATSGTQVH encoded by the coding sequence ATGAAAAAAACAATCGCCCTCGTCTCCCTGGCTACAGCTGCCGGGCTTCCTGTACCAGCGCTGGCAGGCGAGTATCCGGACAGGCCTATCACACTTGTCGTTCCTTACGCCGCTGGCGGCGGGACGGATACAGCTGCGCGTATTATTGCCAAAACACTTGGTCAGCGGCTCAAGCAGCCGATTGTGGTCGAGAACAAGGCAGGCGGTGCGACACAGATTGGCACTCACTATGTAGCGCGCGCCAAGCCCGATGGCTATACTCTGTTGATGGGCACCGCCAACCTGGCTACCAATCCCGCCTTTTATAAAACGCTACCCTACAACGTAAAAACAGATCTGGTTCCGGTCGTGCTGGCAACCGATGTGCCCGTTTACATTTTTACCAGCCCCAATAGCAGCGTTAAAAAGATTCAGGACATTCTGACCCAAAGTCGACAAGGCGAAGCATTGTCTTATGCCACCGCGGGGGTTGGCAGCATTCCTCATATGGCCGCTGAAATCTTCAATCGCAGAACGGGTCTGCATTTACAACATGTGCCATACAAGGGTAGCGCCGAAGCGGTAGTTGCCACCTCCGGCACGCAAGTGCACTGA
- a CDS encoding IclR family transcriptional regulator has translation MEDTDKHSDPRFATTVAHGMSVLQCFRMTEPALSNKELAERTGLSKATISRLTYTLALKGLLLYDVQLRRYRLGAGILSLAHPMLSGIRLRQMARPYMRALADRCEGSVSLGLNDKLHMVYIETSRGHEVIGYRPDIGARLPLLASAMGRAWLANVSTETRERVLAQIRREDASQLQTHGAAWERALHDWNSKGYCLSFGDWQADVHAVAVVLRDSVNGDYLVFNCGVPVSRLKNRTIEEVAAGPLLAMVDEINECRQQDVQNG, from the coding sequence ATGGAAGACACAGATAAGCATAGCGACCCCCGTTTTGCGACAACAGTGGCACACGGCATGTCGGTCTTGCAGTGTTTCCGGATGACAGAGCCAGCGCTCAGCAACAAAGAGCTGGCTGAGCGCACGGGCCTGTCCAAAGCTACTATTTCGCGGCTGACCTATACTCTGGCGCTCAAGGGGCTATTGCTGTATGACGTACAGCTGCGAAGATACCGACTGGGTGCCGGTATTCTTTCGCTGGCACACCCCATGCTTAGCGGCATCCGTTTGCGTCAAATGGCAAGGCCCTATATGCGAGCGCTGGCAGATCGTTGCGAAGGGTCTGTGTCGCTTGGCCTGAATGACAAGCTGCATATGGTGTACATCGAAACCAGTCGAGGTCACGAGGTCATCGGCTATCGCCCTGATATCGGTGCGCGTCTGCCATTACTGGCTTCAGCAATGGGACGCGCCTGGCTGGCCAATGTGTCTACTGAGACACGTGAACGCGTGCTGGCTCAGATTCGTAGGGAAGACGCGTCGCAGTTGCAGACGCATGGTGCCGCCTGGGAACGGGCTTTGCATGACTGGAACTCAAAAGGCTATTGCCTCTCGTTTGGCGACTGGCAGGCAGATGTTCACGCGGTGGCCGTTGTTTTGCGTGATTCGGTGAACGGCGACTATCTGGTCTTCAATTGCGGGGTGCCGGTATCCAGACTGAAAAATAGAACTATTGAGGAGGTCGCTGCAGGCCCATTGCTCGCGATGGTAGACGAAATAAATGAATGCAGGCAGCAGGATGTACAGAATGGCTGA
- a CDS encoding IclR family transcriptional regulator, whose amino-acid sequence MADIDSKTTDPQFASTLAQAIDVLACFRSGELTLGNKQISVRSGLSPSTVVRLTHTLVQLGYLRRAPQGRRYQLGPALLTLSYPLLASLQLRQIARPLMLRLALEVNGAVSLVIRDRCNMVYVETARANETLQAHPDIGAALPMMSTAAGKAWLCRASVEERNATLNRIRVEQPDHYKAHHHSLDETYREFERYGYCSNNQQWVSHSFGFAVPFAKPIDGNIFVLNCGVPITDGSFVQRNGEIPKRLQVLVNSVQNTLGL is encoded by the coding sequence ATGGCTGACATCGATAGCAAAACAACCGATCCGCAATTTGCCTCCACACTGGCTCAGGCAATCGATGTGCTTGCCTGCTTTAGATCGGGAGAGCTGACCTTGGGAAACAAGCAAATTTCAGTGCGCTCCGGATTGTCTCCGAGTACGGTGGTCAGACTGACCCATACGCTTGTGCAACTGGGGTATTTGCGGCGCGCACCGCAGGGTAGACGCTATCAGCTGGGGCCAGCGTTGCTGACATTAAGCTATCCGTTACTTGCGAGCCTGCAGCTCAGACAGATTGCTCGCCCTCTGATGTTGCGGCTGGCGCTTGAAGTGAATGGAGCTGTTTCTCTGGTTATTCGTGATCGTTGTAATATGGTTTATGTGGAAACGGCGCGCGCCAATGAAACCCTGCAGGCTCATCCCGATATTGGTGCCGCTTTACCCATGATGTCGACTGCCGCCGGCAAGGCTTGGCTGTGCCGCGCCTCTGTAGAAGAGCGCAACGCCACCCTGAATCGCATTCGGGTGGAGCAGCCGGATCACTACAAGGCGCATCATCATAGCCTGGACGAGACATATCGAGAATTCGAGCGCTATGGCTATTGCTCGAACAATCAGCAATGGGTGTCGCATTCATTTGGTTTTGCGGTTCCCTTTGCGAAGCCGATAGATGGCAATATTTTTGTCCTCAATTGCGGTGTCCCAATTACTGACGGGTCATTTGTCCAGCGGAATGGGGAAATTCCCAAACGGTTGCAGGTACTGGTAAACAGTGTACAAAATACGCTAGGCCTGTGA
- a CDS encoding PhoX family protein has translation MLPLTTGVLGSFAGFATAQTADAVQKAFASAEFIGMAAPTLDNPAALADTTVGSSLKINWADKTDTTFELAYKPFFLTGDKVPDGKGGQIIAGGYFDINNKPIMDTSVAGKERQIFSNSPDGTSLLKLDNAKVEGVKGNAVFAVVQFEYTTRNLNGDDMYGKLPSPIAVLTLDQDPDTGHLSLVKYHNVDTSGVHGLWITCGASLSPWNTHLSSEEYEPDAFKVAKNDEFKGFSKALFGDEKKANPYHYGHMPEVTVNPDGTATIKKHYNLGRISHELIQVMPDNRTALMGDDANHGGLFMFVADKEKDLSAGNLYVAKWHQTSGEGPGSADLTWIHLGHATSDEIEALADKLAPEDIMEVKTEDPSDDSFKKIVFDKKVNWVKLKPGMEKAATFLETHRHAAVAGGSMGFSKMEGTTVNAKDKIAYSAMSYVRDSMLDGSSDIKVQGPYAGAVYALNLKAGQKDHTGKPINSEWVPVDMKPPAELVGEDLPTPDALGNLANADKIANPDNIKFSEKLRTLFIGEDSGTHVNNFLWAYNVDTKQLARLLSCPAGAESTGLQSVDELNGWTYIMSNFQHPGDWEKGKGGKPGLHDVVKDKVAPLIDENYHDRFSAAVGYLTGKEKAVKI, from the coding sequence ATGTTGCCGCTTACCACCGGGGTTCTGGGTAGCTTTGCCGGCTTTGCCACCGCCCAGACCGCCGATGCGGTACAAAAGGCATTTGCCTCTGCAGAGTTTATTGGCATGGCAGCACCCACGCTGGACAATCCTGCCGCGCTGGCCGACACCACAGTGGGATCTTCCCTGAAGATCAACTGGGCCGACAAAACCGACACGACGTTTGAACTGGCTTACAAGCCATTCTTTCTGACCGGCGACAAAGTACCCGACGGCAAAGGCGGCCAGATCATCGCTGGCGGTTATTTTGATATCAATAACAAGCCCATCATGGATACATCGGTTGCCGGCAAAGAGCGCCAGATCTTCTCCAACAGCCCCGATGGTACGTCCCTGCTCAAGCTGGACAATGCCAAGGTTGAAGGCGTCAAAGGCAATGCGGTATTTGCGGTAGTACAGTTCGAATACACCACCCGCAACCTGAATGGCGACGATATGTACGGCAAACTGCCCTCGCCCATCGCCGTGCTTACCCTGGATCAGGATCCTGATACAGGCCATCTGTCCCTGGTGAAGTATCACAATGTCGATACTTCCGGCGTACATGGCCTGTGGATCACCTGTGGCGCCTCACTCTCGCCATGGAATACGCATCTGTCCAGCGAAGAATACGAACCCGATGCCTTTAAAGTGGCCAAGAATGACGAATTCAAAGGCTTCAGCAAGGCGCTGTTCGGCGACGAGAAAAAAGCCAACCCTTATCACTACGGTCATATGCCTGAAGTGACGGTCAACCCCGACGGCACCGCCACCATCAAGAAGCATTACAACCTGGGCCGTATTTCACATGAATTGATCCAGGTGATGCCGGACAACCGTACCGCATTGATGGGCGACGATGCCAACCACGGCGGCTTGTTCATGTTTGTTGCCGACAAGGAAAAAGATCTGTCTGCCGGAAATCTCTATGTCGCAAAATGGCACCAGACCAGTGGCGAGGGCCCCGGCTCGGCCGACCTGACGTGGATTCATCTGGGTCATGCGACCAGCGATGAAATCGAGGCGCTGGCTGACAAGCTGGCGCCCGAAGACATCATGGAAGTGAAAACCGAAGACCCCAGCGATGATTCCTTCAAGAAAATCGTCTTTGACAAAAAGGTCAACTGGGTCAAGCTGAAACCTGGCATGGAAAAAGCCGCCACCTTCCTGGAAACCCATCGCCACGCGGCTGTTGCCGGCGGCAGCATGGGCTTTTCAAAAATGGAAGGAACAACGGTCAACGCCAAAGATAAAATTGCCTACTCGGCCATGTCCTACGTGCGCGATTCCATGCTGGATGGCTCCAGTGACATTAAGGTCCAAGGTCCGTACGCAGGCGCCGTTTATGCACTGAATCTGAAAGCCGGACAGAAAGACCATACTGGCAAGCCAATCAACAGCGAATGGGTCCCGGTCGACATGAAACCACCGGCAGAACTGGTCGGCGAAGATCTGCCAACGCCCGATGCGCTGGGCAACCTGGCGAACGCAGATAAAATTGCCAACCCGGACAATATCAAGTTCTCAGAAAAGTTGCGCACCCTGTTCATTGGCGAAGACAGCGGCACGCACGTCAATAATTTCCTGTGGGCCTACAACGTGGATACCAAGCAACTGGCACGTCTGCTGTCCTGCCCTGCCGGCGCCGAATCAACAGGCTTGCAATCTGTAGACGAGCTCAATGGCTGGACCTACATCATGAGCAACTTCCAGCACCCTGGTGACTGGGAAAAAGGCAAAGGCGGCAAACCCGGCCTGCATGATGTGGTCAAGGACAAGGTCGCCCCGTTGATCGATGAAAATTATCATGATCGCTTCAGCGCTGCAGTTGGCTATTTGACCGGCAAGGAAAAAGCCGTAAAGATATAA
- a CDS encoding alanyl-tRNA editing protein produces MKFHRQTRKRYYEDSYAGHCQASVIKIEADMIELDATVAFPEGGGQEADHGTITLNNGRVLRFIDVRKMYGHAPGINGFPDVQVGGVIWHKVHPDDVSLLSDLHIGDNVAICIDTDRRARLSLSHTASHILYVAVGMIRPDAVQSTLGCHIRTDGARFDFGVSERFTAEQISQIEACAYDLVLRNAAITMSAHPQEPDLRSWHCEQHQIACGGTHLNRTGPVGRLVVKRKSLGTGKERLSCSFPDAVFDTTRFY; encoded by the coding sequence ATGAAATTTCATCGCCAAACCCGAAAGCGTTATTACGAGGACAGTTATGCCGGTCACTGTCAGGCCAGCGTTATAAAAATTGAAGCCGACATGATCGAGCTGGATGCTACGGTGGCTTTTCCCGAAGGCGGTGGGCAGGAGGCAGACCATGGCACCATTACACTGAACAATGGCCGCGTTCTGAGGTTTATCGACGTAAGAAAAATGTACGGGCATGCGCCCGGGATTAATGGTTTTCCAGATGTACAGGTCGGTGGCGTCATCTGGCACAAAGTGCATCCGGATGATGTGTCACTGCTAAGCGATCTGCATATTGGCGACAACGTCGCGATCTGTATCGATACGGATCGAAGAGCGCGCCTGTCGCTCAGCCATACGGCATCTCATATTCTTTATGTTGCTGTCGGTATGATCCGGCCGGATGCCGTACAGTCTACGCTGGGCTGTCATATCCGAACCGATGGGGCGCGGTTTGATTTCGGTGTAAGTGAGCGTTTTACTGCCGAGCAAATCAGCCAGATCGAAGCCTGTGCCTATGACCTGGTTTTGCGGAATGCGGCCATCACGATGAGCGCACATCCGCAGGAACCGGATTTGCGCAGTTGGCATTGCGAGCAGCACCAGATTGCTTGTGGCGGCACTCATTTGAATCGTACCGGGCCCGTTGGCAGGCTGGTAGTGAAACGCAAAAGCCTGGGAACGGGCAAAGAGCGTTTGAGCTGCAGCTTTCCTGATGCCGTCTTTGATACGACACGCTTTTATTAA
- a CDS encoding M20/M25/M40 family metallo-hydrolase yields the protein MMKANQQRYWDALMELGTITDAALPYTRRSFSDTFLKGRQWISERMQQLGMPVHVDAAGNLVGSLAGRDKNAGVIAIGSHSDTVPGGGRFDGVAGVVAGLECVASLQERNIKLNHTLEVIDFLAEEPVSGASLALAAGVSVVICQRIYCVARTRRPASSSQKRSFVWVASQVPWPARGYQGFF from the coding sequence ATGATGAAAGCCAATCAGCAGCGCTATTGGGATGCACTGATGGAACTGGGCACAATTACCGATGCGGCATTGCCTTACACAAGGCGATCGTTTAGCGACACTTTCCTGAAGGGGCGCCAGTGGATATCCGAGAGGATGCAACAGCTGGGTATGCCTGTTCATGTGGATGCGGCCGGCAATCTCGTGGGAAGTCTGGCTGGTAGGGATAAGAATGCTGGAGTGATCGCTATCGGTTCACATAGCGATACGGTGCCCGGTGGCGGACGCTTTGATGGCGTTGCCGGCGTTGTTGCCGGGCTCGAATGCGTGGCCTCGCTACAGGAACGCAATATCAAGTTGAATCATACGCTCGAAGTCATTGATTTTCTGGCCGAAGAGCCAGTGAGTGGGGCCAGTCTTGCATTGGCAGCAGGGGTATCAGTGGTTATTTGTCAGAGGATATACTGCGTTGCACGCACCCGCAGACCGGCGAGCAGCTCGCAGAAGCGATCATTCGTATGGGTGGCAAGCCAAGTGCCCTGGCCAGCGCGAGGATATCAAGGCTTTTTTTGA
- a CDS encoding hydantoinase/carbamoylase family amidase yields MHAPADRRAARRSDHSYGWQAKCPGQREDIKAFFEIHIEQGCVLENEALPIGVVSAIVGIIRVRIKFKGQAAHAGTTPMHMRSDALLAAAQTACDIRHVAAQMSSQKPEHYVVATCGQFNVKPNASNVVPGFAEISVEMRSDHRPSMEALHRQLGHIAAQAAAMNQVTLLSCETVTDTQPVVCAPQLMAHIRDASDSLGLPYKVMPSGAGHDAAFLSHISPAAMIFVPSKEGKSHCAQEWTSAKELAQGVSVLIDAIERFDGVHQ; encoded by the coding sequence TTGCACGCACCCGCAGACCGGCGAGCAGCTCGCAGAAGCGATCATTCGTATGGGTGGCAAGCCAAGTGCCCTGGCCAGCGCGAGGATATCAAGGCTTTTTTTGAAATTCATATTGAGCAAGGTTGTGTACTGGAAAATGAGGCGTTGCCGATAGGCGTGGTGAGCGCCATTGTTGGCATTATCAGGGTGCGCATCAAATTTAAGGGGCAGGCTGCGCATGCGGGGACAACGCCCATGCATATGCGCAGCGATGCACTGCTTGCCGCAGCACAGACCGCCTGTGATATTCGTCATGTTGCGGCTCAGATGAGCAGCCAGAAGCCGGAACATTATGTCGTGGCCACTTGTGGTCAGTTCAATGTCAAACCGAATGCCAGCAATGTGGTGCCGGGGTTTGCCGAGATTTCAGTTGAAATGCGCTCGGACCATCGACCCAGCATGGAGGCCTTGCACAGACAGCTCGGGCACATTGCCGCTCAGGCGGCAGCGATGAATCAGGTGACGCTGCTCTCTTGCGAGACGGTCACTGATACCCAGCCCGTTGTTTGCGCGCCGCAACTGATGGCGCATATACGCGATGCCAGCGATAGCCTTGGGTTGCCGTATAAAGTCATGCCCAGCGGTGCTGGTCATGACGCCGCATTTTTAAGCCATATCAGTCCTGCAGCAATGATTTTCGTGCCCAGCAAAGAGGGTAAAAGCCATTGCGCGCAGGAGTGGACATCGGCAAAAGAGCTCGCCCAGGGGGTCAGCGTGCTGATCGATGCGATCGAGCGATTCGATGGCGTACACCAATAA
- a CDS encoding SDR family NAD(P)-dependent oxidoreductase: MSGTIAIVTGASRGLGAALARSLAGSVRQLITVSRNSDPETQQLAEASGCQHVHYGHDLSDVQHIEAAALGIFAQLDQTADQYLLINNAGSLGPVAQYDTLDDAHAISSTFNLNVTSAMLLTTALLRATRALGADVRVVNISSGAGRSPTAGWGVYCATKAALDMYTRVARLEAPQARLVSLAPGVIDTSMQATIRSGNTDDFPDLARFNTMNETGVLRSPQAVAENIIRYINSEHFASKELDDIRQYSQ; this comes from the coding sequence ATGAGTGGAACCATCGCTATCGTTACCGGCGCCTCGCGTGGTCTGGGAGCTGCCCTGGCCCGCAGTCTGGCGGGCAGCGTGCGCCAGCTCATTACGGTATCGCGCAACAGCGATCCGGAAACACAACAGCTGGCCGAGGCATCGGGGTGCCAGCATGTTCATTATGGCCATGACCTGTCAGATGTTCAGCATATCGAGGCGGCCGCGCTGGGCATTTTTGCCCAGCTGGATCAGACGGCAGACCAGTACCTGCTGATCAACAACGCCGGCTCGCTGGGTCCGGTCGCCCAGTACGATACGCTTGACGACGCCCATGCGATATCCAGCACATTCAATCTGAATGTGACCAGCGCCATGCTGCTGACCACCGCTCTGCTACGCGCCACCCGTGCACTGGGCGCAGATGTACGCGTGGTCAACATATCCTCTGGCGCCGGGCGCTCACCCACTGCCGGCTGGGGTGTGTACTGCGCCACCAAGGCTGCGTTGGACATGTATACACGCGTCGCCCGTCTTGAAGCGCCGCAAGCCAGGCTGGTTTCGCTTGCCCCCGGCGTCATCGACACCAGCATGCAGGCTACCATTCGGTCCGGCAATACAGACGACTTTCCCGATCTGGCGCGCTTTAACACAATGAACGAAACCGGTGTGCTGCGCAGCCCCCAGGCCGTGGCAGAGAATATTATTAGGTATATCAATAGCGAGCACTTTGCCAGCAAAGAACTTGATGATATACGCCAGTACAGCCAGTAA